GAGCAAAGTTTTCTTTTCCCGGAACCCTTACATTAGAATTATCATAAGCCACATTTAATGTTCCGTGATTCGCGTAATTTGAAATATCTGTAATCTGTTCTCCGGATAAAGGCGCTTCTGAAAACGGCCAGTTTCCTACAAGACTTGGTGTTAACGCTCGGAAACTCCACACATCTCCAGTTACGGACCCAAGAGCATTGGAAGCATCTATTCTCCAGTAATAATCTGTTCCCGTATTTAAGTTCGTTAATTGATATGATGGAGTCGCACTATAAGCTACAGTACCGATGTTACTTAAGCTTTGGGGATTTGTTCCAAAATAAACAGAATACGTAGTAGTATTAGAACTTCCATTCCATTTTAAAAGAAGATTGCCACTACTAAGTTCTACATAATTATTGCCATTTGTCGGGTTTGGACTGGTTGGTTTTGTCGGTGCTGAAGGAACTGGCGGGGTCGTTACAGATGCACTTGAAGTATACACAGAAGATTCCGTAGCATTGATCGCTTTCACTCTGTAATAATATTGTGTATTGGGTGTTAAACCTGATTCGTTATAACTTACCGTATTGGCAGGAAGCGTTGCAATCACTGTAAAATTAGTTCCGTCATTTGAACGCTCCAAAACATAATTGGTTTCATTAGTCGCATTGTCACTCCAGTTTACCGTTAAAGAACTTGAAGCCGGAGTGCCTGCTGTAACGGCATTGGTAAAATTCAGATTTGTCGGCGGAATAATAAAGTCAGGTGCAGGTGTATTATGTAAGCCGTTAATATATACCTCAATATTCAGGTAAGGAGCATGGGTTGTACTTACTGCCAAAGCATCAAAAACATTCGGGTTCAACCCGTTCACAATTTCCCATGCATCCGGCATTCCGTCATTATCCGTATCTAAAGGAGCCGGAGCACCATACACATGTCCTGCTCCACCATTAGTGAAACCAAATTGAGTGGTTAAATCCGTTTGCACATACACATAAGTCGCCGTTGTCCCTTTTGACATCAGATCCGAAATCATCAGCTGATCTACCTGGTCACGTCTGGGATAAGATGCTCCAGCGCCTGCGATAATATTATCATATGCAGTTTGGGCCGTTACCGTTGTATTTTTCATTGGATAATCGTACGGAGCGGTCTGTATTGCCGCCACATCTCCTACAGGATAGCCGGTTAAATTCTGAGGAACTAAAGTTCCGTCTAACACTCCGTTTCTGTTATTATCAAAATAATTTCCGGAGCCATATAAGTTGAAGTTGGCATTTCCAACGCTGAACGGCGTCGTAACCGTAGTGCTTGTATTAGGGCCTCCGATGAAATAATTGTTGATAATATTAGCATACGAAGGTCCTGCAGAGTCTCCTCCCATGATATAAGCTTCTCCGGATTGTGTATGCCCATAGATATTTCCGTAGTTACCCCAGTTGTAAACCACATTATTTACAAACTCGTTGATTCCTTTTATCTTATTGTTCCGGGTCTTATTACAGATATATAAATTTCCGATCAAACTTATTTTGCCACCAGGAGGAGGCTGCATCAATCCACCTGCTGAATGATTATGACGGTGCATTCCCTGTCCGATAATAGAATTCTGAATGGTTATGTTATCAGGACTTGTACCGTTTCCATCCCAGTTAACAGAAAAAACCTCATCCGTTCCCCATGTAAAGGTCATATGATCCAAAATGATATTGGCTCCATTAGCAATCCCTGATGCGTCCTGATTTTGAGCAGTTCCTCCATAGCGAAGCCGAAGATACCTTGCAATTGTATTATTGGCTCCGGTAAATGATACTCTTGGTCCCAGGAATACAATTCCTTCTCCGGGAGCTGTTTGTCCCGCAATCGTTGTATTAGCAGCCACAGCAACCACCGATTGTAAATTCACAATACCCCCGACTCTAAAGATTACAAACCGGCCGGGCTGACTTACCGCATCACGGAATGAACCGGGCCCACTGTCATTTAAATTAGTAACCAGATAAATTTGAGGATTTGCAGCACCTCTTGCTCCAGTAGTAAATCTACCAAAACCTGTGGCTTCCGGAAAAGCCAATGTCTGCGCATTCAGATCTAAAGTAGAAAATGTTAACCCGCAAAACAGTAAAGCTGTAAGAGTTTGCTTAGTGAGTAATGGTTTTTTCATAGGATTAATTTTGTGTTAACTAATCTAAACACAAACGTAAACACCGGCATCCTGTTGCATCCTGCTACAAACTATGTATCAATCAATTACAATTCAAATCATAATTTTAACACTGAGTAAAAAATACTTCAATACATTGAAATCATTTGATATAGAGATGAATTTCCTAATATTTAAGATATAAACTTTAAAATTTACACTTAATCGATCTATTGTCTAAGTCAAAATTTATTTAATTTTAGAAAGTATAAATATTCTGCTGAATAAATAGAAGCCCCTAAACCATGCTATGAAAAAAATAACATCTATGAAAAATATTTACTTATTATTTTTTTTATCATTTTTCTTTATGAATTGTGCACAGGAAAAAGATTCAAATATTAATAATAAAAATAACGACAATGAAATATTTGAA
Above is a genomic segment from Chryseobacterium geocarposphaerae containing:
- a CDS encoding LamG-like jellyroll fold domain-containing protein, translated to MKKPLLTKQTLTALLFCGLTFSTLDLNAQTLAFPEATGFGRFTTGARGAANPQIYLVTNLNDSGPGSFRDAVSQPGRFVIFRVGGIVNLQSVVAVAANTTIAGQTAPGEGIVFLGPRVSFTGANNTIARYLRLRYGGTAQNQDASGIANGANIILDHMTFTWGTDEVFSVNWDGNGTSPDNITIQNSIIGQGMHRHNHSAGGLMQPPPGGKISLIGNLYICNKTRNNKIKGINEFVNNVVYNWGNYGNIYGHTQSGEAYIMGGDSAGPSYANIINNYFIGGPNTSTTVTTPFSVGNANFNLYGSGNYFDNNRNGVLDGTLVPQNLTGYPVGDVAAIQTAPYDYPMKNTTVTAQTAYDNIIAGAGASYPRRDQVDQLMISDLMSKGTTATYVYVQTDLTTQFGFTNGGAGHVYGAPAPLDTDNDGMPDAWEIVNGLNPNVFDALAVSTTHAPYLNIEVYINGLHNTPAPDFIIPPTNLNFTNAVTAGTPASSSLTVNWSDNATNETNYVLERSNDGTNFTVIATLPANTVSYNESGLTPNTQYYYRVKAINATESSVYTSSASVTTPPVPSAPTKPTSPNPTNGNNYVELSSGNLLLKWNGSSNTTTYSVYFGTNPQSLSNIGTVAYSATPSYQLTNLNTGTDYYWRIDASNALGSVTGDVWSFRALTPSLVGNWPFSEAPLSGEQITDISNYANHGTLNVAYDNSNVRVPGKENFALDLATAPNTYIASIPHQDQIFFNNNSFTVSFWMKAPTTMIPSSSSTSLYVLCKGSFTKNTTTGATGKRFNVEIKGGQLRYAIDDDITKKEITSPIANYFTGNWVHVVIMRDIAAHKMRIYTNGVLSAEGDETAVTGIGETSDFIIGNIGELEFLSTANAPAPYKGAFDELKMYNYALSPSEITALYNQNVLQNDEFSISKNVGTVYPNPVKDQIFINLPEYKRSDLTATLIDMTGKVVIKEKIKSGKDGVFNLNISYIKAFGNYILNVSGENLNSNFKVVVK